The following coding sequences are from one Gossypium raimondii isolate GPD5lz chromosome 4, ASM2569854v1, whole genome shotgun sequence window:
- the LOC105780496 gene encoding uncharacterized protein LOC105780496 isoform X3 — MSGARFLYSNGVVSCSPDAPPITTFLESLPGSYTTTRTHENGTTLLFWERHLKRLSNSTRILLNSNPELMFKANKKSPLLFSPFYVTSSLKWESRVRSLVSNSLNQVLPIALKERSNGEELAVTALVSGDIEKLKAMKNVGGGGDDDNGVFQVLDLHLHIGSYIPPVFGIEESGAHLALVGRGRDLADAKYSDWVRLRKPLEKLRPPSVTELLLSNDGDRILEGCITNFFVICQRDKSEAEGKYLDDYNNVNSVEVQTAPISDGVLPGVIRQLVIEVCHSKGIPVCEVAPSWERHRLWEEAFVTNSLRVLQHVETIKVPQPWESLESKSFEGISWIEKKFQKGIMERASTESHPLNESI, encoded by the exons ATGAGCGGCGCGAGATTTCTCTACAGCAACGGCGTCGTTTCTTGCTCCCCCGATGCTCCTCCCATCACTACTTTCCTTGAATCCCTTCCAG GATCTTACACAACAACTAGAACGCATGAAAATGGAACAACCCTTTTGTTTTGGGAAAGGCATTTAAAAAGATTGTCGAATTCTACAAGAATTCTACTAAATTCAAACCCAGAACTCATGTTCAAGGCGAACAAGAAAAGCCCATTgttattttctcctttttatGTGACTTCATCATTGAAATGGGAGTCAAGGGTTCGGTCATTGGTTAGTAATTCATTGAACCAAGTTTTACCCATTGCTCTCAAGGAGAGGTCTAATGGGGAGGAGTTGGCGGTTACTGCTCTTGTTTCTGGGGATATCGAGAAGCTGAAGGCAATGAAGAAtgttggtggtggtggtgatgaTGATAACGGAGTTTTTCAGGTTCTTGATCTTCATTTGCATATAGGGAGTTATATTCCTCCGGTGTTTGGGATCGAAGAAAGTGGAGCACATTTGGCTTTGGTGGGTCGCGGAAGGGATCTTGCCGATGCTAAGTATTCGGATTGGGTAAG GTTAAGGAAGCCATTGGAGAAATTGAGGCCTCCTTCAGTGACTGAGCTCTTGTTGTCTAACGATGGTGATCGAATACTTGAGGGCTGCATTACAAACTTCTTTGTCATTTGCCAAAGG GATAAGAGTGAAGCAGAGGGGAAATACCTGGATGACTACAATAATGTGAATTCCGTTGAAGTACAGACGGCGCCTATTTCCGATGGTGTTCTTCCCGGTGTTATTCGGCAACTGGTAATTGA AGTATGCCATAGCAAAGGCATCCCAGTTTGTGAAGTTGCACCATCATGGGAAAGACATCGACTTTGGGAAGAGGCATTTGTTACCA ATAGCTTGAGAGTTTTACAGCACGTGGAGACTATTAAAGTTCCTCAGCCATGGGAATCTCTCGAATCAAAAAGTTTCGAAGGAATATCATGGATTGAGAAAAAGTTTCAG AAAGGGATCATGGAGAGAGCCAGCACGGAAAGCCACCCATTAAATGAATCCATATAA
- the LOC105780496 gene encoding uncharacterized protein LOC105780496 isoform X2 codes for MSGARFLYSNGVVSCSPDAPPITTFLESLPGSYTTTRTHENGTTLLFWERHLKRLSNSTRILLNSNPELMFKANKKSPLLFSPFYVTSSLKWESRVRSLVSNSLNQVLPIALKERSNGEELAVTALVSGDIEKLKAMKNVGGGGDDDNGVFQVLDLHLHIGSYIPPVFGIEESGAHLALVGRGRDLADAKYSDWVRLRKPLEKLRPPSVTELLLSNDGDRILEGCITNFFVICQRDKSEAEGKYLDDYNNVNSVEVQTAPISDGVLPGVIRQLVIEVCHSKGIPVCEVAPSWERHRLWEEAFVTNSLRVLQHVETIKVPQPWESLESKSFEGISWIEKKFQGPGIITKVIQKGIMERASTESHPLNESI; via the exons ATGAGCGGCGCGAGATTTCTCTACAGCAACGGCGTCGTTTCTTGCTCCCCCGATGCTCCTCCCATCACTACTTTCCTTGAATCCCTTCCAG GATCTTACACAACAACTAGAACGCATGAAAATGGAACAACCCTTTTGTTTTGGGAAAGGCATTTAAAAAGATTGTCGAATTCTACAAGAATTCTACTAAATTCAAACCCAGAACTCATGTTCAAGGCGAACAAGAAAAGCCCATTgttattttctcctttttatGTGACTTCATCATTGAAATGGGAGTCAAGGGTTCGGTCATTGGTTAGTAATTCATTGAACCAAGTTTTACCCATTGCTCTCAAGGAGAGGTCTAATGGGGAGGAGTTGGCGGTTACTGCTCTTGTTTCTGGGGATATCGAGAAGCTGAAGGCAATGAAGAAtgttggtggtggtggtgatgaTGATAACGGAGTTTTTCAGGTTCTTGATCTTCATTTGCATATAGGGAGTTATATTCCTCCGGTGTTTGGGATCGAAGAAAGTGGAGCACATTTGGCTTTGGTGGGTCGCGGAAGGGATCTTGCCGATGCTAAGTATTCGGATTGGGTAAG GTTAAGGAAGCCATTGGAGAAATTGAGGCCTCCTTCAGTGACTGAGCTCTTGTTGTCTAACGATGGTGATCGAATACTTGAGGGCTGCATTACAAACTTCTTTGTCATTTGCCAAAGG GATAAGAGTGAAGCAGAGGGGAAATACCTGGATGACTACAATAATGTGAATTCCGTTGAAGTACAGACGGCGCCTATTTCCGATGGTGTTCTTCCCGGTGTTATTCGGCAACTGGTAATTGA AGTATGCCATAGCAAAGGCATCCCAGTTTGTGAAGTTGCACCATCATGGGAAAGACATCGACTTTGGGAAGAGGCATTTGTTACCA ATAGCTTGAGAGTTTTACAGCACGTGGAGACTATTAAAGTTCCTCAGCCATGGGAATCTCTCGAATCAAAAAGTTTCGAAGGAATATCATGGATTGAGAAAAAGTTTCAG GGTCCCGGGATTATCACAAAAGTCATCCAG AAAGGGATCATGGAGAGAGCCAGCACGGAAAGCCACCCATTAAATGAATCCATATAA
- the LOC105780496 gene encoding uncharacterized protein LOC105780496 isoform X1: MSGARFLYSNGVVSCSPDAPPITTFLESLPGSYTTTRTHENGTTLLFWERHLKRLSNSTRILLNSNPELMFKANKKSPLLFSPFYVTSSLKWESRVRSLVSNSLNQVLPIALKERSNGEELAVTALVSGDIEKLKAMKNVGGGGDDDNGVFQVLDLHLHIGSYIPPVFGIEESGAHLALVGRGRDLADAKYSDWVRLRKPLEKLRPPSVTELLLSNDGDRILEGCITNFFVICQRDKSEAEGKYLDDYNNVNSVEVQTAPISDGVLPGVIRQLVIEVCHSKGIPVCEVAPSWERHRLWEEAFVTNSLRVLQHVETIKVPQPWESLESKSFEGISWIEKKFQGYISYSCNQIALNIGVGHKYFKEMKIQSNIVFFLIIVLLC, encoded by the exons ATGAGCGGCGCGAGATTTCTCTACAGCAACGGCGTCGTTTCTTGCTCCCCCGATGCTCCTCCCATCACTACTTTCCTTGAATCCCTTCCAG GATCTTACACAACAACTAGAACGCATGAAAATGGAACAACCCTTTTGTTTTGGGAAAGGCATTTAAAAAGATTGTCGAATTCTACAAGAATTCTACTAAATTCAAACCCAGAACTCATGTTCAAGGCGAACAAGAAAAGCCCATTgttattttctcctttttatGTGACTTCATCATTGAAATGGGAGTCAAGGGTTCGGTCATTGGTTAGTAATTCATTGAACCAAGTTTTACCCATTGCTCTCAAGGAGAGGTCTAATGGGGAGGAGTTGGCGGTTACTGCTCTTGTTTCTGGGGATATCGAGAAGCTGAAGGCAATGAAGAAtgttggtggtggtggtgatgaTGATAACGGAGTTTTTCAGGTTCTTGATCTTCATTTGCATATAGGGAGTTATATTCCTCCGGTGTTTGGGATCGAAGAAAGTGGAGCACATTTGGCTTTGGTGGGTCGCGGAAGGGATCTTGCCGATGCTAAGTATTCGGATTGGGTAAG GTTAAGGAAGCCATTGGAGAAATTGAGGCCTCCTTCAGTGACTGAGCTCTTGTTGTCTAACGATGGTGATCGAATACTTGAGGGCTGCATTACAAACTTCTTTGTCATTTGCCAAAGG GATAAGAGTGAAGCAGAGGGGAAATACCTGGATGACTACAATAATGTGAATTCCGTTGAAGTACAGACGGCGCCTATTTCCGATGGTGTTCTTCCCGGTGTTATTCGGCAACTGGTAATTGA AGTATGCCATAGCAAAGGCATCCCAGTTTGTGAAGTTGCACCATCATGGGAAAGACATCGACTTTGGGAAGAGGCATTTGTTACCA ATAGCTTGAGAGTTTTACAGCACGTGGAGACTATTAAAGTTCCTCAGCCATGGGAATCTCTCGAATCAAAAAGTTTCGAAGGAATATCATGGATTGAGAAAAAGTTTCAG GGTTATATCTCATACTCATGCAACCAAATTGCGTTGAACATAGGCGTTGGACACAAGTACTTCAAAGAAATGAAGATTCAGAGCAACATAGTTTTTTTTCTCATAATCGTTCTTCTTTGTTGA
- the LOC105780496 gene encoding uncharacterized protein LOC105780496 isoform X4 — translation MSGARFLYSNGVVSCSPDAPPITTFLESLPGSYTTTRTHENGTTLLFWERHLKRLSNSTRILLNSNPELMFKANKKSPLLFSPFYVTSSLKWESRVRSLVSNSLNQVLPIALKERSNGEELAVTALVSGDIEKLKAMKNVGGGGDDDNGVFQVLDLHLHIGSYIPPVFGIEESGAHLALVGRGRDLADAKYSDWVRLRKPLEKLRPPSVTELLLSNDGDRILEGCITNFFVICQRDKSEAEGKYLDDYNNVNSVEVQTAPISDGVLPGVIRQLVIEVCHSKGIPVCEVAPSWERHRLWEEAFVTNSLRVLQHVETIKVPQPWESLESKSFEGISWIEKKFQALDTSTSKK, via the exons ATGAGCGGCGCGAGATTTCTCTACAGCAACGGCGTCGTTTCTTGCTCCCCCGATGCTCCTCCCATCACTACTTTCCTTGAATCCCTTCCAG GATCTTACACAACAACTAGAACGCATGAAAATGGAACAACCCTTTTGTTTTGGGAAAGGCATTTAAAAAGATTGTCGAATTCTACAAGAATTCTACTAAATTCAAACCCAGAACTCATGTTCAAGGCGAACAAGAAAAGCCCATTgttattttctcctttttatGTGACTTCATCATTGAAATGGGAGTCAAGGGTTCGGTCATTGGTTAGTAATTCATTGAACCAAGTTTTACCCATTGCTCTCAAGGAGAGGTCTAATGGGGAGGAGTTGGCGGTTACTGCTCTTGTTTCTGGGGATATCGAGAAGCTGAAGGCAATGAAGAAtgttggtggtggtggtgatgaTGATAACGGAGTTTTTCAGGTTCTTGATCTTCATTTGCATATAGGGAGTTATATTCCTCCGGTGTTTGGGATCGAAGAAAGTGGAGCACATTTGGCTTTGGTGGGTCGCGGAAGGGATCTTGCCGATGCTAAGTATTCGGATTGGGTAAG GTTAAGGAAGCCATTGGAGAAATTGAGGCCTCCTTCAGTGACTGAGCTCTTGTTGTCTAACGATGGTGATCGAATACTTGAGGGCTGCATTACAAACTTCTTTGTCATTTGCCAAAGG GATAAGAGTGAAGCAGAGGGGAAATACCTGGATGACTACAATAATGTGAATTCCGTTGAAGTACAGACGGCGCCTATTTCCGATGGTGTTCTTCCCGGTGTTATTCGGCAACTGGTAATTGA AGTATGCCATAGCAAAGGCATCCCAGTTTGTGAAGTTGCACCATCATGGGAAAGACATCGACTTTGGGAAGAGGCATTTGTTACCA ATAGCTTGAGAGTTTTACAGCACGTGGAGACTATTAAAGTTCCTCAGCCATGGGAATCTCTCGAATCAAAAAGTTTCGAAGGAATATCATGGATTGAGAAAAAGTTTCAG GCGTTGGACACAAGTACTTCAAAGAAATGA